In Gigantopelta aegis isolate Gae_Host chromosome 14, Gae_host_genome, whole genome shotgun sequence, the following proteins share a genomic window:
- the LOC121388353 gene encoding CUB and sushi domain-containing protein 2-like, producing the protein MKLTKLFTVYCVVAFSRVYLADSLNCSEPAPVANAYRKWEGGTAGSYVTYSCLSSYVHTSGHLSRVCNSTDGTYSGEPPVCTLECSAPADVVGASRVYSNDTSEGSSATYTCWNNYHMFEYSETRTCSVFKGGWSPLPLICSEMDNLAIEHNTSQSSTFTIRHNTTDNSTVTIGNNTADNSNVTTGNNTADNSTVTAGNNTADNSTVTAGNNTADNSTVTAGNNTGP; encoded by the exons ATGAAACTTACAAAATTATTCACAGTCTATTGTGTTGTAGCTTTCTCTCGGGTATATCTAGCTG ATTCTCTCAACTGTTCGGAACCGGCTCCTGTTGCCAATGCTTACCGTAAATGGGAAGGAGGGACAGCCGGAAGTTACGTCACATACAGCTGTCTCTCCAGCTACGTTCACACGTCCGGTCATCTGAGCAGAGTATGCAATTCAACAGACGGAACGTATTCAGGCGAACCGCCGGTTTGTACAC TGGAGTGTAGTGCGCCGGCGGATGTGGTGGGAGCATCACGTGTCTACTCTAACGACACGAGCGAGGGAAGCAGCGCCACCTATACATGCTGGAATAACTACCATATGTTTGAATACTCAGAGACCAGAACCTGTAGTGTGTTTAAAGGAGGGTGGTCTCCGTTGCCGCTTATTTGTTCAG aaATGGATAATCTCGCCATCGAACATAATACATCCCAGAGTTCGACGTTTACCATTAGACATAACACAACAGATAACTCAACTGTGACTATTGGAAATAACACAGCAGATAACTCAAATGTGACTACTGGAAATAACACAGCAGATAACTCAACTGTGACTGCTGGAAATAACACAGCAGATAACTCAACCGTGACTGCTGGAAATAACACAGCAGATAACTCAACCGTGACTGCTGGAAATAACACAGGACCGTGA